In a single window of the Papaver somniferum cultivar HN1 chromosome 8, ASM357369v1, whole genome shotgun sequence genome:
- the LOC113306322 gene encoding uncharacterized protein LOC113306322, whose product MDLLDVLKVMQMNSKRRVEGLENFNSRLTLVYEDLLNENINSGRTWTVVEYMERLYEVRSPRTHSVDMLERACTCHRWQVNGFPCAHACAAIQSTREDIYSFVETYFTTEWYNRTFQDIIFPIHNYDKPQPYDPSDRIIVPIPMPPPGRRREQRFKTAWEKQKRPMMCINCFTLGHHNRATCPMP is encoded by the exons ATGGATTTGCttgatgt CTTGAAGGTTATGCAGATGAATTCTAAAAGAAGGGTAGAAGGTCTTGAAAATTTTAACAGTAGGCTCACTCTCGTATACGAGGATTTACTAAACGAGAACATCAATAGTGGTCGTACTTGGACTGTTGTTGAGTATATGGAAAGATTGTATGAAGTCAGGTCTCCCCGCACTCATTCTGTAGATATGTTGGAGAGAGCTTGTACGTGTCACAGGTGGCAAGTAAATGGTTTTCCCTGCGCACATGCTTGTGCTGCCATTCAATCTACAAGGGAAGACATCTATTCATTTGTTGAGACATACTTCACCACTGAATGGTACAACAGGACATTCCAAGATATCATCTTTCCAATCCACAATTATGACAAGCCGCAGCcttatgatcctagtgataggatTATTGTTCCTATTCCTATGCCTCCACCCGGTAGACGAAGAGAACAACGTTTCAAGACGGCTTGGGAGAAGCAAAAGAGGCCTATGATGTGCATAAATTGCTTCACTCTTGGTCACCACAACAGAGCTACATGCCCCATGCCTTGA